One Epinephelus fuscoguttatus linkage group LG16, E.fuscoguttatus.final_Chr_v1 genomic window, AAAGACACATATGTACTCCTTTGATTAACATCTGCCTGTTCATATTCTCTGTGTGCAGCAGTGACAGTTTATTCCATCTGCTCatcacttctgtttttatttatgatgGTCATCCTACATGAGTCCAGTTTGAGTCATCCCTGCTTGCCATCAGAGCTCAACGGTCATCTGCAATTGTCCCTAATTCTAATCTGGACGTGACCCAATCCTTTGATTTAAGACAGGTGACTCCATTCTAGGGCCCCTTGTTTTTACCAACACACACAACCTTGTCACATAAGGACGTTTGGTCATTGACTTTCTACAtcaagatatgacgtgcaaggtccTCTGGATGTGTTggtcacaggaaatgtacagtttgcatacagtctctttcaaaataaacatactacgttggtacaacacagttaactgatgtttttttccttcaacaacacacacatgtggtgggttcaggaaaaaagaacatggtttacaatcatacaggaagtgaacaccggcatCCTAATTGAAGGTCAGTGGTTgatggatccatccaccacccctcctggcCATCTCACTTGGACCTCCGCTGCcttaacttatgttgttgtcccgctgcatttccTCCTGATGCTGCCAGTCGCAGTTAAATAGTAACCaataaaacaccaaaacaataaaaaaaaaaacaaaaaaaacaaatagtatgCAATTTAGTTTATTACCTGCTGAAAATAGTTACAACAGAGAAGAGTAAACAAcctcattaaaaatgaatatgaGAGACTAAAGCAGTAAAAGGTCCTGCAGACTTGTTAAGATGCTCTTTCTGTGTTAAAGTCTAAATAAAGGTTTAGTTTAAGACAGTGTGGCAGCTTTAATGAGCTCAGTGAATCAAAGATAATATCTGGTTTGTTTCTGTGATTAATGATAATGATAGACATCAGCTTACAGCTAAACTTATGGAAAACATATTTGATTAACGTTTTTGAAGCCATCACAAATTTCCCAGTGAGCAGAACTCCCACAGCAGAGTCAGGACAAGACTTCCTGCTATCTACAGTTAGGTGTCTTACTGGAAATCATATCAGTAGAGGACAGAATCTGTTGTGTCTCTGTCCTTCCTGTCAGCCTACATGTCTTCTGTTCCCtcctctatctctgtctctgtgtccctctgtctctgcctaCTTGAAGCTGACTGTGGATGTGTTGTCACCACTGATACTGCCGTACTGCTGGTTTCATTGCTGTCCATTCTGCAACAACACACAGCGGCCAAGAGCCTGTCTATGGCACCTTTCCTCATGAAAACATACAGAACTAAGTCTGCAAGAGGACTCAACTTAATTAAAGTGAAAGACATTTCAGTGAGGAAGGTGTTCATTTTATCTCCCTTTGTCAGTAACCAAATGATGAGGGAAAGAAACAGCAGCGTGTAAATCAGCAGCACCAGGACCAACATTCCTACAACACGTCGTTTTTCGTCAGATGGGACCGAGATGCAGGCAGACAGAGCTCTGAGGGTCCCACCCAGGAAGAATATGAGCAGTGGGAGGGGAAGGAGTAAAAAGACGGTGAAGATGATGTCTTTAATACGATAATTAGAGCAAAAAGAGAcactgaggagacagagagcaggaaggACCCAGACCACGACACAGACCAGCACAGAGATCTTGATGGTTCGTCTGAAGCGGTACCACAGTGGGCAGGCGATGACCAAATACCTGAAATACAAGAGACATAGCTTCAGAATTCTGCAGTCCAACAAAGGTCAGACAGAAGGAGCTCCACACAtactggacagacagacagttaccTTTCCAGGGCGACACACACCATGAAGCCAACACTGGCCCCCAGACTATAGATGTAAATTAGAGTGAAGATAGTGTCTGTTGTTGAATCCTCAGGTTGCACCACCTCAACGATCATGCAGCAGAACTGAATAAGGTCCGAAATTAGAAGGTTGATGATGTAGATCGGAGCAACATGATCATTTCTCACCTGCAGGAGAAAGGAAAGTAAACAagcagctgtaaacatgttctgaACTCCACCTCCTCTAAAATCTCTCTTTTGTGCTGTCAGAAATATCACATACAAACTGACAAACTGGCCAGTCACAATAGTAACAAGACTTATGCCCTGTTCACACTATGAGCAACACAGCTGCAGTATGGCTAGCTGCATTGTCGCCAAGTCACAATTGAAGTGTTGATCAACACGCTGGTTAAAGTAGTTGATACAGCATGAGAGCTAATAATGAAATTTTGGCTCATGGCAAGGAAGATTTTCTTTCAGATAGAACAGAACAGAGTTacggaagaaaaagaggaacccaaaatgatgaaacaaaaacatatgatcTGTTGATGCTTGACCATGGTATTAGAGTGCTGAAACAAATGAGGCCAGCTTGACTTTGATTTGTAGCGCATCATGCTGATCATTTGGTGACAAGTGTCTGGCATCAGTTTATAGTTTCATAATGCTTTGTCACTGttagtgtgaacacaacataagaaccagatttactgcagcttttttttcaGACGAAGACATGATGCATTCTGGACCAAACACATGCTGTATTTATCCAACAGATGCTCCAGACTGGAGTCACAGTTTGAGTGACATGGTTGTATTTGTAAGGTGAACCTCTCTCCTTATTACACAAAAATTTCAGGGAGGATCGCGCAGATACAGGAAGGAGACATGTTACCAgggcaacctggtctcactctgaagccACTGAATACCAATGTTTGGTCAGTGACCTCTGTTgttggaaactgaaaaaaaagatgtcctttcatgttggcatgatacccGGCTGGACAATAACGGTGGCCGTCGGGATCGGAGGAAATGTGACGGGACAACAGCGCAAGTTAAGGGGTCAGAAGACCAATTAGGGTGTTCCCTTCCTGCAagataaagccaaaccctttttttttctaaacccagccacatgtgtgttgttgaaggataAAAAccatcagttggtggtgttgtaccgacgtggtgcttttattttgaaagagactgtatgcaaactgttcatttcctgtgaaaacagaagtgtattttgaaaacagacaatgcatgtaacaggctgaagttgacacagcatcccagaacgtcaacaaccaacacacccagggtaccctggacgtcatatgtggacgtggaaagtccatgagcaaacgtggaccaactcatcctcactgtgatgaggtcacagtgaggatgagttggTCAGAGATGAACAGGAAAGTGAGGAGTAATTAAGTGTAAAGTTGTGACATGAACCTCTACAGGTTAAGAAAAGGATGGGATGGAGTCATGAGTgagctgcatgtgtttggagTCCAATCAGTTTCATGTACATTTAAGTCATGCAGTGAATTATTGCTGTAAAGTTATAACAAGATCGCAGCCCCCTGACACTTGGCCCCCAACACAGATCAAGGTCCTTTacagcccagacacaccaaataAACATCAAAGAAGTAGTGTAGACACATGCAGACCACTGTGTTGTTCACAGTGACTTTGTCTTGGCCAAAATGTTGCTCTTGAAGATACTGcgaagactacagccaatggccaactaaCACATATGTCCtgtggtagtctgtattcatcattcagaaagggaaactggagactgacaggacagattcaagacgCTACTTGGACAGTTACCACATTGACAACACAACCTGattttgaaagaacaaaggatttTTACCATGTGCGAGTGAAAAGTAACAAAGTCCATTACAAACCATTCTGCTGATGGGCttaatagcaaaaaaaaaaaaaaaaaaaaaaaaaaatttctaaTATGACAAGACTGTTGccgtctcactccctcttgactttagctgtttgtttactttcctcacttctgcttttttttgtgtgcaccAATTAGAGTGATTTTGATTTTCAGATTTTCTCTGGTATCTCAgatgctgattcaacatgccaAATTGGTTGAAAAACAGCCGTCAATAACCGACGAACACCAACAGTgtacacaccgcaaaaactagacCTACAGGCAGCCTACTACAGCCCTAACAGAGTGACACATGACACAAAGAGTAAATGGATAAGTCTCAGTTGTAATGTTCATACCTGCGAATAAAGAGCGTAGATGGCCATGAGCGTTAAAGGAAGGCCGATACTTATGAATATGCATGTAAAGACTTTAATAATGAATCCTGCTTCTACACGGTAATCATTGTAGCCAAAGATGATGTTGCTGTGGTAGTCGCTGTTGTCCTGTGAAGTGTTGTTAATGTGTAAATCTTCCATTCTTCAGAGTGAAACCTGTAGTTGAAGAGATCAGGTTATAGAAAGGCAGCATGTTGTTTAATCTCTACCTGACATCgttcagtgacacacacacacacacacacacacacacacacacacacacacacacacacacacacacacacacacacacacacactatacccacattcaaatcaaatcaaatcaaatcatctGCTGATGATGTTTGATCAAATTATACATTTTCAGATAATATAACAAGTCCTGGTGACGTACGTGCTGCTGTGAGGTCTTTACTGCAGCCACAGAACATCATGTTGTTTCAGTAATTCATTGTAATGTTTGATATTAATGTACGTTGGTTTAGGACGTGTTGTCTGTCTTCTGTACTTGATATGTCACTACTTGTTGAATGAACCTCTGCCCTCTGATTAAGGATGAGGAGGGTTACATGACAGATGAAttcactttgtgttttgtgtacTGATTCATATTCTTGCATTAACTTAATAATGACCTGACTGTAACAAGTCCTGGGTTACATGATATTAATCATCACTGTCTTTACCCAGTTTTACAACATTCAAAATACTGCATagtctttttcatgtttttgtctctttatcttTTTTCATACTgctttcttgttcttgttacACAATGACACTTAATATTCTCACATTtcaaggaaaaagagaaaaaaaatcaaatcaaataaaacattaacgTTTTAGTCACAGTATTCTGTAGAGTTACGGTCCCAAACTGTACCTTTCTTacagtttattcattttcatgacCGTTTGCAGTTCTTTTGTCCTTGTTACTAATCTATCTGTACAAGATAAAGTAACATCACAAACTTACCTTCGAAAGCTATAGCCCTACACCAGTGTCTGATaatttgttttctctgtgaACACTTTACAGTAAATATGCGTGCAGTGGGTTGATAATAATCTTCACCTCCTCTTttgaggaagagagaaaaggtGCGACATAAATATGTATGACCATTAGACTCATGCAATTTCTATTTATAGattattttttctctgtgtgtgtgtgtgtgtgtgtgtgtgtgtgtgtgtgtgtgtgtgtgtgtgtgtgtgtgtgtgtgtgtgtgtgtgtgtgtgtgtgtcctgctaCTTGTAGTCTCTGGctctggttagcagaaggctaaactattaaacattttctctccatctctgaaaagCTTTGCCATTACTGACACACATTtccttttgtttattgtcagactgtCTTTTAGATGCTttgtaacccccccccccccccttccttttttgggttgctttgcagtgtaggcagttcgATCAAGAGAGACTCATTCtgagaaaaaagaatatttgtTTACACATAACTTTGAGAAACATAAAGTCTTTGGTGAGTAGACCCCAGTTTGATGTCATATATTCCAGGAGGAGGGTAAAGACGTAGTGGACAATGGGTGGTGTGTGCATGAGCACTGGTTATAGAAACATTGTGAAAGCcagaaatataacaaatattGTGACTGGCTggcactctgtctctctttgacTCCAGGTATTTGGTCATTGCCTGCTTGCCGTGGTACCGTTTCAAATGGAGCGTCAAGCTCTCTGTATTGGTCTCCATTATGGTCTGGGCCTTATCTTTAATCAATTCTCTTATTGCACTGCTAACATCTGACTTGCATCCACTCATTTTCTGCTCTGTCTTCCTCCTTATCCCATTTCCCTTATTCATCTTCCTCCAGGTATTATGATCATTTCCATACTTTGGTATGTGTTTCCAAATTTTGAACACTGTCAAAAAGTTTCATGAATCATCCCCGTACTGCTGACTGGCAGCAGAACAGCAGAAGTAAAAGCTGATTTATAGATGTGGTATAATGAGATGTGTTGGTGGGCTGGTGTCAACAAAGTTCTCAAGAAAAGCTAGTGACACTCAGAGAGGAAGGAAGCAGACAGTCATTGAAGTTATTATTTATAACTAGTGTCAACTTCTGTGACTGTGACAAGTACAACACGTGTGTATATAAGATCAAGAAGATATGATGCACAGACGTGTAAGTGTAAGACTCTACACATAAAATGTTTAGTTTGATGTTTTATCAATATGTAATGTTCTTTTAACTGGCCATATCAagacacttttcttttttaatatttctttgaTGCAAATATAACAGGCATGCACATTTTAACGAGCCTACTGTATGTTTCTCAGAGCTGATTTATAGACATGGTATAATGAGATGTGTTGGTGGACCAGTGTCGACAAAGTTCTCAAGACACCATTGGCACCCAGAGAGGAAGTGTCTGGTGTGAACTTCCTTTTGGTCACATTCACTCAGTTAGTTTGTGACAAGAATAACTTGTGTGTACAAGGGCAAGAAGATACATCGATGTGTAAGACACTAGTTAGAAATGAGTCTGATGCAAATGCAACTATGTTTCTAGCAGGTGCAGCATTTGTATTCAGACACTAGCTAATCTGAACACTATCACTGATATGCTGTTTGAACAATGGTTGGCAAGTAAAATAGACGTCTTTAAAACAAGTATTTAATCTATCCTGTGACACATCTGCATATCTTTTCATgtgcaaatcaccaaaacaCCCAGCTTCATTTTCAATcctgctttttttaaaataaaacctaATTGATTAAAGAAAACCTCGCTCAATGTTCCTGTTTTATAACCTCAATATCAAACTTAATCTTACACACCACTGTgtgaataaaacacacaaaccatgTCCTCAAAGACATGCGAGATCTGATGTGTGCTGTGTAATGTAACACACATAAAAGTGATGCTTGGTGCTCACTGGATGTGATGAGAAAATGTATGGTTGATAAATACAGTGATTAACAGTCTTTATCTTTATGGACAGAGGAGAGCTGAAACAAGGGACACTGACAACAAGGTGCATTATTACTTTGACATGATGAACTATACTCCTCTTCAATATTGTGTACAATATTTTCTCAACATCATGTGAAATATTACTTTTCAGTGTCATAATCACTTGTcaatatcatgttttttttccccgttaaagggttttttggggagtatttcctgatcagctgtgagggtcataaggacagagggatgtcgtatgctgtaaagccctgtgaagcaaattgtgatttgtgatattgggctttattaataaaactgattgattgatgtgcAATTCTATTTCTCATTGTTATATACACAATATGACGTTGATCCCtccatttcagttcagttttagttTATTCTTGTGCATAACTTAACTTTTGTTTCTCCTTTAACACTTAATATCttatatattttgaatattcatattaaatacACTATTGTTTAAAAAACTAGGCCCAGAGTGTGACCCTGACCCACTGGTTGTTACTGGTTTGTGAATGTTAGtgttgttactgtaatttgtgtTACTGTAATCTGAAGCATTCTTTAGCACGAGAATTTCCTTTGGAGTAAATTAAGTTGTATTGAACTGAATTGGAAGTTTCAAGATATAttcattgtggttgtttttccccTGTAATTGCACAGGACCAAACAATTTTCATTCACCTTTTTCTACTGGTAAATGtaacagtttttatttgcaaCAGCTGAAGTTAGGACAGTTTCTATGTGAATAGTGTGTTTCAATGTGCTTTATGTTGCTATTACTTGAGACTAGTCGTAGAAGGGTGTCATTCATGCACAAGTTGAACTGCAGGCTCTCAGAGGTGCAGTCAGACGTGTCCATGAGACAGCAGCTGCAGTGGCAGCTCAGAGCCACAGGGCAGTTGACAGTCTGATCTGTAACCACCTGGTACAAAACTGGGATTCAgggaaacacaaaacaccaagAACAGTTTATCAAATCCAAATCTTTACTTaggaggtcaggggtcaaacACGTGAACGCAGTCAGCGAAGGCAGAAAAGTCCATTCACACAAACTaatcacacaaaaagcaaagtcCATAAGTCTGAGCAGAGTCAAAAACCAAGAACTCAAACAAGAGGAAAGGACTGGGAAGCATGAACACACCAGGGCGACAGTGACCAGCTGGCATCTGATTGGGGGAAACACTGGGCTTTAAATACACAAGGGCTGATCACCAactacacacaggtgagtggaacaagacacaggtgaaacacatggGGTCATTAACAAAGGTGGGAAAACTCAGGAAGTAAAAGACACACTAAACACAATgagaacacatttcaaaataaaacaggaggtggacacaaacacatgaacataaactTGACAGAATATCACATGGTCCACAGTGGGAAGACAGTCAGGAAGTTCAGATGTCTTGTGGTATATGTCCCTGTATGTGTACACATGCTGGTACATTTTGCTGAAGGGTGTCTTGATGAGAGGGTTCTGGAGGGGAGCAAAAAGAACAAGGTGTGTTCATTTCTAGCACAGTATGTTGTTATTTAAATAACttcactgacttttggtttcactcGGAAACAGTGtgttcctgggtgaaagtctgagaagttgtttgacccatccatcaccctcCCCTCCCACACTATATGGACTTTCACATTCTTTATATGACAGTAATTAACAGTAGTgttacaaactgctgctggcTGGTGTGTTGCATACCGCTGGgaagggtgcctctgtgtggCGGCGTCCACTtacaaagtggcagtatttgatgaggtGGGTTGTTGCTCACTGTATCAACAACTGTCACCACCTGGTGCATATCATGTCAAGACACCTGATGACCAGTTTTACTCTTTCACTGTTTTGAGATTTTCCCACGACACTTTGGTGACCAACAGGTACCTGTCTCTGTGAGAACCTCAGAAATTAACCTTGATACTGGGCAACATTATAAAGGTTTCCCTTTAACTGTGTTGCTACCGTCTTATAAAATAGATATACAGACATGTCATGTGTAATTCATTTCAATAGATGAAAGTTAAATTTGACCCAGAACAACCTCAATATTCAAAAAACTGTCGCACCTGCacaaaagtaagtaagtaaataagatttttaaatatttttattttgtacattttgggTCACCTCaggaaaagtaatcaaatgtcaGGCTAAAAGAATGGCATTTAGGGTGTTTTTACTGCTGTCAAATGTCAAAACTGCTCAGATTTGACATGAACAGTATGAAAGGGTTAATATTCTGAAAAGGAACAAATCTTTGTCTGTATAATGGTACTCAAACTGGAGCATCTGACACCAGATAACTACCATCGTGGAGACAAAGTTAACTGGCATAAGAACAACTGAAAGCACAGGAGAACAAAGCTGACGGGACATTTGCAACATCAAAACACATGAATAATAGCTGCCACAAGATGTCAGCAGAGCTTCATGTTTCTTCacactgacatcacacacgACGAGGGTTTCATCAACAAATGAGGACTTCTACTTCTTAATACTTGTTGAATGCCCCTCAGGACTTCTTGTGTTTAACACCAACAGTGTTGCTATGATC contains:
- the LOC125903033 gene encoding G-protein coupled receptor 4-like; the protein is MEDLHINNTSQDNSDYHSNIIFGYNDYRVEAGFIIKVFTCIFISIGLPLTLMAIYALYSQVRNDHVAPIYIINLLISDLIQFCCMIVEVVQPEDSTTDTIFTLIYIYSLGASVGFMVCVALERYLVIACPLWYRFRRTIKISVLVCVVVWVLPALCLLSVSFCSNYRIKDIIFTVFLLLPLPLLIFFLGGTLRALSACISVPSDEKRRVVGMLVLVLLIYTLLFLSLIIWLLTKGDKMNTFLTEMSFTLIKLSPLADLVLYVFMRKGAIDRLLAAVCCCRMDSNETSSTAVSVVTTHPQSASSRQRQRDTETEIEEGTEDM